Below is a genomic region from Raphanus sativus cultivar WK10039 chromosome 4, ASM80110v3, whole genome shotgun sequence.
ATGTAATGGTTTCCTTTGTTTTTATCAGCTTTTTTTTACCTTCTGTCTTTTAGTTTGAAAAGCAGAAGTGGGTAGGGGCAGAGGAGGAACTTCACCACCCGCCAtgtgtgtgtttctttttcttttgtgttttgttttgtcgtTTGCGAAGTTGTGATGTAAGGGCTGCTCTTGTGGGCTTTCATAAGTGTTATGTTACCATTGTTAGCAAGTATGAACTTTATGTTGTTCATGTGATATCATTTTCTTATCGTTAATCGCTTTCCTGTTAAAGAACTTTAATTCTTGAATTTAAACTCTATAAAGATCGGTGAATACATCAAATACCGTTCCAAAGGAAAATAATGAAATCACTAGCCCATGTGATTGTAAACATTCTCAACAACAAAACTACATAGAAATTCAAGTATCCCACTTATAAATAAACTGAGTGATCACGTACTTGTTATCAACTTTATTTGTTGTTAATAATATAAGAAACTAAAAGCCTGATAGAATTACATACTGTCCTTTATTTgaggtaaaatattttttgatagcTGAAGAATTTTCATAATGATGTCAAAATGTCATTTTCTATAGACTATGAGGACTGTGGTTAGTCAAGCTCTGTATGAATTTGCTTGTGGAGTATAATTGCTTATACTTTTAAGCGACAAGAAGATAAGTCGTGCGTTGTAGGAAGTGGATCTAGCATGTAAAATTTGCAAAGCACCAAATAGTTTACCAGGATGTAACTGATTTGGACATctgtatgtttattttttttcctataaattGGTTACTTACAtaaattatttacttataacataaaattaaagttgaatttttgtttgtatttctCTTAATCATTTGTCCATGTTATAAAATGCATTAAAGAAAACTAACATCCGTTACTACTTACTAGTTTTCACACTTTTACCCTGTTTCTTCAAATGTGGATATATATTCTGGAGAAAATGTAGCTAGAGTTTATCCCCCAAACGATTTGTATTCGTCAGGATACGTATAGTATATTACAAAAGTGAGAATGGCGACtagcaaaaataataaaaacttttcagtcaaaaaaaaatataatagaaactTGAAATATAAGAAACATGGCCGATTTTAAGGGTTTTAAGGAAAACTTAATGACGTTATCTTGATTCATAAATTTTATAGAGTTAATAGTAATacagatatttatatatatttcaaatgtgaatttttatttataaatttattttacattctAAATTCTAAGGCAACAGAAAGCCTGAAATCatgattttgtattttttgaaaatgtaaaCACGTAGTATAAAACGTTCACTAATATTTTCATGTACTGTTGTGATAAAcgtgtcttgtttttttttttgggtcaaaataaACGTGTCTTGTTATGAATGAAAAGACGGTGGAGGAAGCTGCAAGGCTGTAATCCATACTCGAATCCACAAAGCTAAAGAGAATTTCATAACTTCTGCTTTGTCTCTTTTATCTATCTGTCGTTTCATTTCCATGCTTTTTCTCGGTCTGTTGCATTTACTTCATGACAATATAGCTGTATTGTtatagagaagaagagagacaagAGAATCTGCACTTCTCCTCCATTTTGTCATAGTTCTTATCTTCGGAGACTTCTTAGGTGTTAGCATTTAATTCTTTTGGCCAATCTTATTTTCATCATTATACCATCAGTAGTACTAGTTTTCTAGTTATTTGTGTTGAGGATTAACAATGCTACTAATCAACTCTTATTGGCTGCCTTCATCACATTATCAAATGGTATATATGTTACCTTTTTGTATAATGTTAACTTTCACACAATAATTTATTCTTCGTTTGGAGTCTTTGAACGTAGAATTAGATATAGACTATACCAAAGTAAACTGATTCAAGTCAAACTAAAAGCGGAATTCAAATTCAATGATGTACGTGTATATGATGCCAAACCTAAGTACATGATAcatcaaaattaaattacaccaaaaaagaagaagaaaagtacATAAAATGCATTATGTTATGGCTAAATAAAATCGAGttgaaaagaacaaaacaaattgTCAGAAAATTCAATCACTCTCGTGTCCCTGTTTTTGAGCTCTCTGTTTAGAGTTTGGAAACAAACAGGAAAGTAAACTTGATGGACACGTCGCTGTTATCGAGTCCCGTGTACAACAAAAACGCGTCTACGGTTTTGTAATGTACCCATCAACGGCGTCGAGATTGCGACATCATTAATACGTGTCGAACACCAGAGAGTCTGTCAGAACTAAACCGATCCTACACCGTCCGATCTCTGCTTCGTATTTCAGGCCGCACGTTGTAAGAACAAGAGTTACGAAATAGGGTACAGAACAAAACAAAGTGGTCGGGTGTTATATCAACAATGTCATCATAGTAAGAATGGACCAGACCCATTATGCTAACGTTTTAACCATACAGTTGGAAAAAATAAGGTCCATTAAGAGCCCAAGTCATACAAATGGGATTACTTTTTTATTGAGGACTTTGTTGCGCATTCTGCAACATGTCCGGCTGTAGATTCTGCTGATTGGCCTGCATATTCCCATAATCTCCTTGTTGTTGTTCTGGTTGCTGAGACTGCGATTGAGACTGCTGTGTTTGCATTATTCCGCTGCTGTTAAACACTGCAAGAAACGGCAAGGGAAGATCGGTATAGAACGAAAGAAAGAACAAGCATGGAGTCTTGCTTTAGCTCTTCTACCTGCATTGTTGACGAATAGCGCATCCACCATATGAGGTGGAAGTGCAGTGGTGATCTCTCTTTGGTCTGGAGGCAGTCTTATTCCTTGAAAACACAATTGTATGGAAAGGAAACTTAGCAAAACCAAAACAGGGGATTCAATacaagttaaaaagaaaaaaaaaaaaaaactgaatctcCCTTATTACCTTCACCATCATTTACAGCAGCACGTAACATTCTCTCCTTCCCCTTAATCTTTGCAGCTTGAGCTTTCTCCATAGGAGTAGGAGGCATAGAAGGACCTCCTCGGTCGGGGGCAAGTCCATAAGCTTTACGAGCATCAGCCAACACTTTCACTGCATCTTCACAAGCTTCTGCAATCTTACCAATCCTCTCCTAGTAAAAACGAAACAATCTTCAGTAAAAACTCCTACACCAGAGATATACGCAATACACAAACTCATACTCATACACCTTTAGGGTTTCGATTTGCGTAGGTATAGGCAAACTCTGAACCTCGTGAAGCAACTGATCTATCTTGACTTTGTTATCAGTTTCCATCTCGGGGAGTAGCTTGGTAGCCAACATAACCGGTAAAACTGAACAAATCACAGTTTCATCAGTTTCTAGAGACAAATAAAAGCATCCATTAAACACACACACgcaagaaagagaaagaggatCATCATACGTACTTGCAGCGTTCTCGGCGTTAACGTTCTTAGGAAACACATCGAAGTCCTTGGAAACTTGTTTTACTTCTTCCACAAGGATAAAGAGATCAAGATTTATCATCTTGTATTTCCCTAGAATGTCCTTCCTGCATGCAACACACAATCTTGTTTCTTGACTGccaagaaaagaaagataaaaaaaggaaaccaattAATGAGTGGGAGTCTTGAGGATGGATGGGACCATTTGGGAGTAGTTTTGGTGTGGGTATAAGCGTCGAAGTCTTCGAGGAGTCGAGATATGGCCTTCTGTAAGCTCTGTGCTTGTATCTTCATGTAGTCTAGCGTCAGCTCCTCAGCTACTGGTGGAGGCTGTGTCGCCCTCTCCATTGCTACacagagagaagaaaagagagagagagactcgaGAATGACTGGTGGGTGACTGAATCGATGGGGTGATGTGTTCGTCGTGATTGTTCCCCGAGCGAGAAGTTCGTTGGGGgaactgagagctctttctatTAACAAGCTTTTTAAAAGATGGGCTCATAATTTCTATCCAAACTTTTGGGCTTTGCCAAAGTTATTTCAACAAAACttgggtttttttttaaatctactGATTCTTTCCTTTTAACACCATACTAAATCTttacccgcccaaccgggcgggtatttattttatgtttttagtttttttttttatttataaatgatatatttgtaatatttaaacataaatttagattgaaaattaacatttgtagttataataaaaattaaaagttttaaaaaacattttgatataaatttataattcctaatgaaaataatatagagatgggtcataattttttccaattccaaaatcttagcattattaataacaaataaaataatttataaataaataaaatatataaatatatttgaaattaaaataaatttgttaaaaaaaaatcttacgccattgtttgtttatttctatagtttgacccgtggccgtataaatatttgctttcacttcaatttttttctttgttctaatgataatatctatatatatatgtgtaaattaatatgtattacataattgttagtataacattttaaaacaaattttttatttattactttaaataattatattatgtgattttaatcgtctattatatcatagtgtatcatataaaaatctaatatttataactaattggaattatattataaaagtgttatactaacaatttataaatacaatattttatattttatttatatgatatataaatttattttgatgtgtgatttttattttattatttttattaataaatattgaaaaatatttaatgttaacaaaaaatttataaggaaatctattttggttaagattcattttattaaagaaatctattatttaaattaagaaaagacattaaatacttaaatctatcatttaaataaggaaaagacaaaattttctaatatctttgttaccaaacaaaaattttttttttttaaagactcctatccctattaccaaacaaaagcttaaagtagaagagtacttctactttaataagatagactagattttgacccgcacgcccgtgcgggtatatttttttataaaatatgttgctatttattttCCATGTCAATATATTAGTTGGACAAAAAACTCGAATCCAAAAAATTTgaaccgatcccgatccaaaaaaaaatatcaaacctgaaccaaaattgattaactatccaaattattcaaaattttggtatttagagaattGAAACCGAATCTGATCTAAATCgaagtatttcggatacccgaatgtattcgaaatagatttatttacttatatatatatatttaatttatttaaatacatccaaaatatatatggtacttttaagttggtttaaataattgataatatatataaatagtcatatgtaaatatctaaaatcgttaaagtatactcaaaagaccaaaaatattta
It encodes:
- the LOC108850373 gene encoding mediator of RNA polymerase II transcription subunit 8: MERATQPPPVAEELTLDYMKIQAQSLQKAISRLLEDFDAYTHTKTTPKWKDILGKYKMINLDLFILVEEVKQVSKDFDVFPKNVNAENAAILPVMLATKLLPEMETDNKVKIDQLLHEVQSLPIPTQIETLKERIGKIAEACEDAVKVLADARKAYGLAPDRGGPSMPPTPMEKAQAAKIKGKERMLRAAVNDGEGIRLPPDQREITTALPPHMVDALFVNNAVFNSSGIMQTQQSQSQSQQPEQQQGDYGNMQANQQNLQPDMLQNAQQSPQ